One Tachysurus vachellii isolate PV-2020 chromosome 14, HZAU_Pvac_v1, whole genome shotgun sequence genomic window, aaaagaaaagaaaaaaaattgttggaaATATGGTTGACAGATGAGAAGGTTAATACAGTATTTCCTTTGCTTCTGTGCACAGACATACCCTGTATTTCTGCTGGTCTGTCGGGCAGCTTGCCGTTCTTTCCTCTTCTTATCTGGAGGCTTTGCGAGGACAATCTCAATCTCTTCTCCCCCAAGCTCTTTCCCATTCATCTCTTCCATGGcctgacacatgcacacaaacatcagaACATTTATATCGTGCATCATTAAATAAACTTCGTTACATCAGCGATTATTCGCCATGCTatcataaatgcttttttttttttttttaaacacgtgAATGATCACACATTCCACCTAATTTGACTACCTTAACAGCAGCGTCCCGCTCCTCAAAGTGAACGAAGGCATAGTCTTTCAGTTTCTTAACACGTTCCAGTTTCCCAAACTGCGAGAATGTCTTCTCTAGGAGCTCCTCTGTGACAGAAGTGGCTAGTTTACGAACAAACAGCACCTTCACCTAAaagcatgtaaatgtaaaacattttaagaaacCACATTTTAATAAACCCTGATGTGAATTTATTAACTCTTTAACcttcacaacattaaaaaaaactgaccttGGCCATGACCTCAGGGTCAGGTTCAGCAACCGGGTCAGCCCACTCCACTGTTACAGGGTTTCCCCACACCTTAATTTTGCCACTCATAAGGCGACGACGGGCCTGTGCTGCTGACTTGTGGTCCTCATACTCTAAAAAGCAGAAACCTCGGTTCTTCTTCTTGTCGTCAGCTTGCGTGTACAGAATAACTTCCTGTAGACCCTCTGTAACAAGTACACAAGCAGCGTAAACCAAATATATGCAAAAACGAACAGcctcttatttatatatttatatagcatgtaaatataaaacattttaagaatcattttaataaaaaatatatatatatatatatatatatatatatatatatatatatatatatatatatatatatatatatatatatataaatttctttttttttaaccataacaAACTGCTGAGAATTAGAAATGATTCCAGGCCATTATTTAAGTTATTTGGACATATactgtacgtatgtgtgtaaatatcaatatatttatatataggtaCATTAATGAATGGAGATGGATGTAGGGGAGCTTGGGTTCTGACCTGTCACTTTGCCAAAGTCTTCCAGGATGCTTTCCCTGGTCTTGTTCTTTGGAATGGAGCCCACAAAGAGTCGGTTGTTGGCTACAGAAATGCAAACACCCAAATACTTCCCTGGTCTGATCTCATAATTATcacactgaaaaacacagagaaagagggggagaaagagaagaattTCAGAATCAAATCTGTGTGATTGAGTGCCAGGATTAAGCCGGTGAGGTCGGCTGCCCTCACGACTGCTCCGGTTACACGTTGtcttcttttgttatttttatatatttatttacatagataCCGTTCTATTTATACAAGATGGTCATCATTAGATGTGACCGAGCCACTCATATCTATTGGTGTACTATTCACTTACCCTTCGCCACTTTTAAACCCGGACCCATGCTGGCCGAGCGAGATCCTGATTAAGAACAAAGGACGCGACCCACACCGGCAACCGCAAGGGAAACGAGCCGGTGTCAGGAACAGGCTGAGGCCACGCACACCGATCTCCCTTACCTAGTATCCTGTTAGCCAACGTCCAGTCTCTGGAAAACAAGCTAGACGACCTTAGGGCAAAGGGCAAGGGTCAAGTTCCAGAGGGACATTCGGGACTGCAACCTTCTCTGCTTCCCCGAGACATGGCTGAACTTAGTGGTACCGGACCATGCAATCCAGCCGGCCGAGTTTTTCTCGGTTTACCGCATGGAAAGAACACTGGAGTCAGGAAAGTCAAGgggaggtggagtgtgtgtgattgtgaacaACCACTGGTGCAACAACGCGAGTGTTGCGTCTCTTTCCTCTGAACACCAAATCTGGAACTACTGACCATCACTGGAAGCTCCAGTTCAGAGGGAGGTCACGCGCTGGACTGACCAATCGGTGGCCACTCTGCAGGACGCTTTAGATGACACATACTGGGACTTGTTCAGACGCAGCACTGATGACGTCAACACGTTTACAAAAGCGGTTGTGGGATTCATCGCAAAACTAGTGGATGATACGGTGCAGAAAACCACCATCAGAACGTTTCCCAACCAGAAGCAAACtgctccccagggttgtgttctgagccccctgctgtactcactgtacacatatgactgtgtggccacttccaactccatcaccatcatcaagtttgctgacgacactgttgtggtgggcctgatctctaACACAgacgagacggcctacctacaggagactaaacacctggagagatggtgccaggagaacaatcttctcctgaacgtcagcaggactaaggagttgatagtggacttcagcacaaagcaggagcggtcataccaaccgctaaacatcaacgggactCCAGTgaagagagtggacagtttcccatacctgggtgttcacatcacacaggagccgtcttggtcctgtcacatcagcaccctggtgaagaaggcccgcagcgtctgtaccacctgagacgcttaagggacttcaaactaccctctcaggtgctaaagactttctactcctgcaccattgagagcgtcctgacgggtagcatcacttcctggttcgggaacagcaccatgcaggacaggcgagccctccagagggtggtgcgttcagctgaacgtaccatccacaccgagctccctgacctgcaggacatctacaggactcggtgccggaccagggccaggaagattgtaaaagatctcagcatcccaacaatggactcttttctttgttgcgttcagggaaacgctcTGATcattgaaagcaaacacagagagaaggaggagaagcttcttcccgcaggccattcgaagtttaaaccaggaaacacccaggatctggtACTGGACATCTCCCTCCATCCTCACaacctttttttgcactatgacactttaaccctggacttgcacagcacagtgccactttataccacaccatactgcacatggacactttaaagacaatcattaaaaccatatgcctttatgtatatacataaatttttcacatatattttcatattttatatagcttttatgtaatttatactttttatttatctaccttattctgattttatttttatccttaattccattcctttttatgcctgaataccggacagacgtaaaaagcatttcactgcatgctgtactctgtatgtatgtgacatacaaaatttgatttgatttgtgttgactgtataaatataatattagcaGAATGCCTGAATTCAAATCAGGTTATTATAGCAAGGGGTTCTGAATATGGTGTATTtaaagtgtgtcagtgtgtttgacCGCCTCACCAGTTTGACCGCCTCCTGTGCAGCATCTTTGCTACAGAAGGTGATGAACGCATAACCACGGTTCTGTCCGGACAGCGGGTCCATCATTAACCTCAGGTCCCATATAGGTCCCGCCTTCTCAAACAGCGGAACCAGCTCATCTTCATACAAGTCCCGAGGAATCTTTCCCACaaacacctatacacacacaataaaaaagacACAATGTGTATATTGTACCTTCAAGGCATTCAGAGAGCAGAAGAGAAGTGTTTATTCTATCGGAATCGAAGATTGGAGGATTGTTTTCCTCAAAGCATGTAGAACCCAGTGTTCATACACTGTGAGGTGCTCTCCATCTGCCTCTGCATGAACTGAAAAGGGATACAACCCTGGATCAAACGGAAGAAAGTGGAAGTGAACCACATGCATGCCATTGAGTTCTGGGGTACAGCAAAGAACAGAACTGAACTATAAACACCGCTCTAAAGAATGGATATGATGCACTAAATATTCTGAACTGGTTCTTCAGATAACCAAGCAGTCTAACAAATCTATGCAtaccagaaacaaacaaacgaacaaaagTTCTTTTTCAGACTTACACAATCTCagctaataaataattgtttgcACAGTGAAATCTGAGAAACTGCTCTGATTGTTTTGAGAACTGTGAAATCTGACAAAAAAGGCGAACGGGCACAAAACTACTCATTAAAAATATCTGTCGTTCatatgttgttgtgtttgttgtaaaATATTACCTCAGTGCCAATTCCAGGCTGTGTGCCTGAGAAGACTGTCTCTGGGGGTGGGCCACCATATTTCCTCTGGCCTGTAGTgacgtccagggtatatcctgtcCTCTCCAGCAAAGCCTAAGTTCAGGGTAGTGATGTCATCAGTATGAGACGATACAAATATCAATGCCTGAACAAGCAAGACTCCATGGCTTAAAACTTCATAAAGATTCACCTTTATCTTTGTCTCGTCTGGGCCTTTTGTGGATTCCTGTATTTTGCTGCCTTGCTTTTCCCGCTGTCTGTAGGTCTTCATGACACCACACAGGAAGGCACTCTTATTCTGCAAGGAATCAAATAACAATGAAGACTCAAACATGACTCGAGTCCTACTGACCAACGGGCCTTATTAATGTTGTGCGTTTAAAGATAATAACCGAAGCACTCACCTGGACATGAGACAAGTCACTTTCCTTAAACTGCTGCAGTACAGACAGAGCTCCTTCTTCATTAAACTCACGCAGAGCATCGATCGCCCTCTCATCAAGGTCAGCATAGGCCACCAAACCTGCAGTATACACATGCAAACCCTTAGCTATGCTTGCACACACCTGCCCCTCTTACCACCACCCTTGGCATTTAACCAAATTTTGCACTCACAAgcaaaaatgtgtaataaaatagttatGAAGGTGAACTAAAAGTTCTACCGCAAGTGTTTAGCACTGTTTACACTTTATACAAAGTTCTTCTTCTTGTAAGGCTATAAATGTGGATGCTGTATGTTCTCACCAGTCTGGAAGATGTTGTCCAAGCTCTCAGCTACTTTCTGGGGAAGTCCAGCATCAATGAGAGTCTGGTAGTTTTCTGTGTGTGCCGCCGAGACCTCCATaggctcttcttcttcttttgcagGAGCAGAGCTGCCATTCACTTCAGCAGCCATTACTCTGAGACAGACAAAAATTACAGAGAGAACATTAAGGACTCGGGTTGTTACAGCACATCGGTGGTTAACCTTACTATTGGCTTAAAGAATTCTCACCCAACATGCCTTGTAACACACTACAACAACTACAAGTTTCTTAGAAGGGGAAGTAACTACATTTAAAACCCTTTAGCTGTGAAATGCACTAGTGTTGAAAAGGCACAGCACTGCTGTGTGACACATAGAAAAACGCCGCACTAAACTAAAGACTTGTTGCATTTCCAACAAAAATGAGGACATGAGGAGGATTTGATCTGGTTTGATTTACAATAATAATCCACACAAGCACTGTTGCCATGACACCGGGGCATGGAAAAGTTCAGAAACAAAAACCTTATTGCTTTAACACTGCTGTTACTTAATTTTTTGACCCCAAAATCACCTGCTAGGATTCGAAAAAAAATTCCTTAAAACCTATTTTTGAAAGGAAaagcaaaagtttgtgcacccctgctTTACACCTGCGAGCACGCGCCAGTGACCCCGCCCCCTTTTTCagacaacacagaacaaaaccATACCCGTACAAACCTATTAAAACAACTTgtatctaattaaaaaaaaaaacacgacttGTTCATCCACCCACGTGTCAGCAACATGACCAAATAATGCTTATtaagtacataaataaataaaacagaaccttgatcactcagtaacactaacactttagTGCGCGCGCATTTGCTAAcagttaaaaacacacaaaagctaACTCACTTTACAGCTCGAATTAAAGTCGACAAAGCACTAAAACCTTTATTCTACAACGTATAAAAAGTAGTATGTACACTAAAACgtcctaacacacacaacagcgtTCCGCCCCCTTAACAAAATTAGCGCCACACCatgctagcatgctagctagttagcataaACAACCTGAAAAAGCCATTAAGCAAACTACAAATTGTTATATTACAGACAAACGATAAAACGGTCAATATGGATAAAGGTTAGAggggaaaataaacagaaaacagatttaAGACAAAAGAGACGCCTGGACCAGCTAGCAAGCCGGCTAAGTCGTGTTAGCTACAGAGTGTTAGCCGCGGCCTAGCCGTTAAATCCTCTCAGATTCAAATCGACCAACCgccaaagtaataaataaaaaaaaacacagcttaaAGAAAGCTTACCGATATTTTTACAATGATTACTTTCTCCCGCGGAGCGACACCTGCACAAATAAACGCCTCAAGCGACGCTCTGTTCCTTCAGCGCCgaaaaaacacaggaaatgtGAATAAGCGCGTGTGTAActagcgacacacacacacacacacacacacacacacacacacacacacacacacacacacacacacacacacacacacacacacacacacacacacacacacacacacacacacacacacacacacacacacacacacacacacacacacacacacacacacacacacacacacacacacacacacacacacacacacacacacacacacacacacacacaccctcacttcCTCGCGCGGCGCGGTGAAGCCCAGCCAATCCTGTGGCTCTGTCCCAATCTCACCTCCACATTCTACCCCTAGTCACTTCCACTCAACCACttacagttttttattattaaataacgCCGTTTAATACGGAATATATTTCTACGTGTGACGTTCAAACGGACGCattaagtgtgtttgtttgttcgttttaaatgtgtatttccTCCCCAACGACAGGGAGTGATTAAATAGCACCctaaatttgtatttttctacGTCGGTTTGGATTGGTGTCGAGCCCAAAAATCACGTCAGACAGCGGAGCGCGCGCAACCCGTTCGAAACGCACTCAGCCAGGCGCGAGCGCACAGCTACCCTTGTTCTAGAATCGGAATACGAGCCAGAAAGCCGTCAGGACGCGGCGTCCCTGGCGGTGTTAAAAACAACGTGAGAAGGAAATGCGCGTGCACGCGTTCTGACGATTATGATGTTTGTCACGTGCCACTGTACTTACTgtagaaaaaaatcatgaaatagTATCGCCttgattaaaattaataaaataattagtatGCAGGGAACTTCAAATGCCCTAAAACTGAGACCGTACACAGGAGACCTCGTGGCGCAACGGTAGCGCGTCTGACtccagatcagaaggttgcgtGTTCAAATCACGTCGGGgtcaaaaatgtttatttctctgcTGTATAGAGAAGTGAATTATTTGGATCAAAAGCGCACTACAGATTGCAACAATGAATATATAACACCAACACATTCCCAGAATATCCACATGACTAACAGAGGGGAGTTAAGTAAATTCAGCAAGATTTATTCTGAGAGACCTACAGGAGCTAATCACATTACATGAGCTATTATCAAGAGGAAAGGTTTTTTATTCTTGGacagaaaaaagacaacagTTTAAAGTTTGCATTTGTGCTGGCAAATTGAACACAAATCATACACTTTGTCTATTTCCTATCCTCAAATCAACCCAAAACAACTCAAATCAACTCCAAACAACTCAAATCAACACCAAATCAACTCCAAACAACTCAAATCAACCCAAAACAACTCAAATCAACTCCAAATCAACTCCAAACAACTCAAATCAACTCTGATGACCCTAGAATGAAGTCATGTTCTTTCAAAGAAGAGATTGTCCAGCACCAGCATGACACATCCAGCATAATTAGTTTCAGTGAAAGAAATTTTGAAAGCTACAACATACAAAGAAATtctatacaactgtgtgcttcgAACTTTCTGCCAAAAGTCTGGGAAGAGCCAGATATAAACCTGACTGCATGAACAAGAGACCTCGTGGCGCAATGGTAGCGCGTCTGACtccagatcagaaggttgcgtGTTCAAATCACGTCGGGgtcaaaaatgtttatttcactcCTGGATAGAGAAGTGAATTATTTGGATCAAAAGCACTAAAGATTGCAACAATGAATATATAACACCAACACATTCCCAGAATATCCACATGACTAACAGAGGGGAGTTAAGTAAATTCAGCAAGATTTATTCTGAGAGACCTACAGGAGCTAATCACATTACATGAGCTATTATCAAGAGGAAaggttttttattcttatataaaaaaaatacaacatataaaaaagacaacagTTTAAAGTTTGCATTTGAGACCATCACATGCTGGCAAATTGGGCACATATCAGACACTATGTCTATTTCCTATCCTCAAATCAACTCCAAACAACTCAAATCAACTAAAAACAACTCAAATCAACTCCAAACaactcaaatcaaataaaaacaactctAAACAACTCAAATTAACTCCAAACAACTAAAAACAACTCAAATCAACTCCTAAGAACTCAAATCAACTCTGATGACCCTAGAATGAAGTCATGTTCTTCCAAAGAAGAGATTGTCCAGCACCAGTGTGACACATCCAGCATAATTACTTTCAGTGAAAGAAATGTTGAAAGCTACAACATACAAAGAAATtctatacaactgtgtgcttcgAACTTTCTGCCAAAAGTCTGGGAAGAACCAGATATAACCCTGAATGTATAAACAAGAGACCTCGTGGCGCAACGGTAGCGCGTCTGACtccagatcagaaggttgcgtGTTCAAATCACGTCGGGGTCAACAATGTTTATTTCACTCCTGGATAGAG contains:
- the hnrnpr gene encoding heterogeneous nuclear ribonucleoprotein R, whose protein sequence is MAAEVNGSSAPAKEEEEPMEVSAAHTENYQTLIDAGLPQKVAESLDNIFQTGLVAYADLDERAIDALREFNEEGALSVLQQFKESDLSHVQNKSAFLCGVMKTYRQREKQGSKIQESTKGPDETKIKALLERTGYTLDVTTGQRKYGGPPPETVFSGTQPGIGTEVFVGKIPRDLYEDELVPLFEKAGPIWDLRLMMDPLSGQNRGYAFITFCSKDAAQEAVKLCDNYEIRPGKYLGVCISVANNRLFVGSIPKNKTRESILEDFGKVTEGLQEVILYTQADDKKKNRGFCFLEYEDHKSAAQARRRLMSGKIKVWGNPVTVEWADPVAEPDPEVMAKVKVLFVRKLATSVTEELLEKTFSQFGKLERVKKLKDYAFVHFEERDAAVKAMEEMNGKELGGEEIEIVLAKPPDKKRKERQAARQTSRNTGYDDYYYYPPPRMPPPGRGRGRGGRGGYSYPPDYYGYEDYYDDYYGYDYHDYRGGYDDPYYGYEEVYPIRGRGNRGSRGAPPPPRARGVPPARGRGGYAPRGGAPMGAGRGGRGGGRGGPFQSPRGGRGTRGARGNRGGNVGGKRKADVFNQPDSKRRQTTNQQNWGSQPIAQQPLQQGGDYSSNYYSNDTLEFSQDSYGQQWK